One window of Mesorhizobium sp. WSM4904 genomic DNA carries:
- a CDS encoding nitrate reductase, with amino-acid sequence MEEAREVRTTCPYCGVGCGVLAEIAADGKTTVRGDPEHPANFGRLCSKGSALAETFGLEGRLLQPEIRGRQVGWDEALDLVAAKFSQAIAEHGPDSVAFYVSGQLLTEDYYVANKLMKGFIGSANIDTNSRLCMASSVAGHRRAFGEDIVPGVYEDFECADLIVLTGSNTAWCHPVLYQRMLAARRERGTRIVVIDPRRTATADECDLHLALDPGTDVLLFNGLLAHLVQTGRIDVDFIRDNTSGFEATAALAGADAPSIARVAKGCGLGVADVQAFYELFAGTERTVTVYSQGVNQSAHGTDKVNAVINCHLAAGRIGKPGTGPFSVTGQPNAMGGREVGGLANQLAAHMDFADEANIDRVSRFWNAPKVARRGGLKAVDMFQAVADGRIKALWVMGTNPAVSMPDASRVRAALSKCDFVAVSDVTRTDTTRYADVLLPAAAWGEKDGTVTNSERRLSRQRPFLPPPGETRTDWRIICEVATRMGFGDAFAYRTPAEIFREHAALSAFENDGERLFDLDGAADLSEADYAAFAPRHWPVLDRNEQPTRLFADGRFATPDGRARFVPVRQEATAFTVDAAYPLALNTGRLRDQWHTMTRTGNVPRLMANAPEPAVDLNPVDAAAHHLKDGDLAHLSTRFGFVRAKVRVSDAQRRGQAFMPMHWSGHFAAKAAAGLLSSPVTDPHSGQPELKHVPVRIVRENTGWAGVLITRRDLRPTGFVHWSRHAVEGGWVYELTGTEPPDQGILLARKLLTVQRHDHLLEYTDRRGLAYRAAAIDEGGAMAEALLVAAPDQLPMRDWLVSLLATRQPLSPADRHALLSGRSPAPTPAIGRVVCSCFHVGVNQLAAAVASGCDSLEAIGSTLRAGTNCGSCRSEIRAIIDARQVQAAE; translated from the coding sequence ATGGAAGAAGCACGCGAGGTGAGGACCACCTGCCCCTATTGCGGGGTGGGATGCGGCGTGCTGGCCGAGATCGCCGCGGACGGCAAGACGACCGTCCGCGGCGATCCCGAGCACCCGGCCAATTTCGGCCGCCTCTGCTCGAAGGGGTCGGCCCTTGCCGAGACGTTCGGCCTCGAAGGCCGTCTGCTTCAGCCGGAAATCCGTGGCAGACAGGTTGGTTGGGACGAAGCGCTCGATCTCGTTGCCGCGAAATTCTCGCAGGCGATTGCCGAGCACGGGCCGGACTCGGTCGCCTTCTACGTCTCCGGCCAGTTGCTCACCGAGGACTATTACGTCGCCAACAAGCTGATGAAGGGCTTCATCGGCTCGGCCAACATCGACACCAATTCGCGGCTTTGCATGGCGTCGTCCGTCGCCGGCCATCGCCGCGCTTTCGGCGAGGACATCGTTCCCGGAGTCTATGAGGATTTCGAGTGCGCCGATCTCATCGTGCTCACCGGCTCCAACACCGCATGGTGCCATCCCGTGCTCTACCAGCGCATGCTCGCAGCACGCAGGGAGCGCGGGACCAGGATCGTCGTCATCGATCCTCGGCGCACCGCCACGGCCGACGAGTGCGACCTGCATCTGGCGCTCGATCCTGGCACGGACGTGCTTCTGTTCAATGGGCTGCTCGCGCATCTCGTCCAGACCGGAAGGATCGATGTCGATTTCATCCGCGACAACACCTCCGGCTTCGAGGCTACGGCCGCTTTGGCCGGCGCCGACGCGCCGTCGATCGCGCGCGTCGCGAAAGGCTGCGGGCTGGGCGTCGCCGACGTCCAGGCTTTCTATGAACTCTTTGCCGGCACCGAGCGGACCGTCACCGTCTACAGCCAGGGCGTCAACCAGTCGGCGCATGGAACCGACAAGGTCAACGCCGTCATCAACTGCCATCTCGCCGCCGGCCGCATCGGCAAGCCGGGCACGGGACCGTTCTCGGTCACCGGCCAGCCGAACGCGATGGGCGGCCGCGAGGTGGGAGGCCTGGCCAACCAGCTCGCCGCGCATATGGACTTCGCCGATGAGGCCAACATCGACCGGGTCTCCCGCTTCTGGAACGCGCCCAAGGTCGCGCGGCGCGGCGGCCTGAAGGCCGTGGACATGTTCCAGGCGGTCGCCGACGGTCGCATCAAGGCGCTGTGGGTGATGGGCACCAATCCGGCGGTCTCGATGCCGGACGCTTCGCGTGTGCGCGCTGCCCTGTCCAAATGCGATTTCGTCGCCGTCTCGGATGTGACCCGCACCGACACCACGCGCTATGCCGACGTGCTGCTGCCGGCCGCCGCCTGGGGCGAGAAGGACGGCACGGTCACCAATTCGGAACGGCGTCTCTCGCGCCAGCGGCCGTTCCTGCCGCCGCCCGGCGAGACAAGAACCGACTGGCGCATCATCTGCGAGGTCGCCACCCGCATGGGTTTTGGCGATGCTTTTGCCTATCGGACGCCGGCCGAAATCTTCCGCGAGCACGCCGCGCTCTCCGCTTTCGAGAACGACGGCGAGCGCCTGTTCGACCTCGACGGTGCGGCTGATCTCAGCGAAGCGGACTACGCCGCCTTCGCGCCGCGCCACTGGCCCGTGCTGGACCGGAACGAGCAGCCGACAAGACTATTTGCCGACGGCCGCTTCGCCACACCCGACGGCCGCGCGCGCTTCGTCCCGGTGCGGCAAGAGGCGACGGCTTTCACGGTCGACGCCGCCTACCCGCTTGCCCTGAACACCGGCCGGCTGCGCGACCAGTGGCACACCATGACGCGCACCGGCAACGTGCCGCGCCTGATGGCGAACGCGCCGGAACCGGCGGTCGACCTCAACCCGGTGGACGCCGCCGCGCATCATCTGAAGGACGGCGACCTCGCGCATCTTTCGACGCGCTTCGGCTTCGTCCGCGCAAAAGTGCGCGTGTCCGACGCGCAGCGTCGTGGCCAGGCCTTCATGCCCATGCACTGGAGCGGTCATTTCGCGGCCAAGGCCGCCGCAGGCCTGTTGTCCTCGCCCGTCACCGACCCGCATTCCGGCCAGCCGGAGCTCAAGCATGTTCCGGTCCGGATCGTGCGCGAGAATACCGGCTGGGCCGGCGTGCTCATCACGCGGCGGGATCTGAGACCAACCGGTTTCGTCCATTGGAGCCGGCACGCGGTCGAGGGCGGCTGGGTCTACGAGCTGACCGGAACCGAGCCGCCGGACCAAGGCATTCTCCTGGCGCGCAAGCTGCTCACCGTTCAACGGCACGATCATCTGCTCGAATACACCGATCGCAGAGGGCTCGCCTATCGCGCCGCTGCCATCGACGAAGGTGGCGCCATGGCCGAGGCCCTGTTGGTCGCCGCTCCCGACCAACTGCCGATGCGGGACTGGCTGGTGTCGCTCTTGGCCACCCGCCAGCCGCTATCGCCTGCCGATCGCCATGCGCTTTTGTCCGGACGCTCGCCAGCGCCCACGCCCGCCATCGGACGGGTCGTGTGCTCATGCTTCCATGTCGGTGTCAACCAGCTCGCCGCGGCCGTCGCTTCGGGATGCGACAGTCTGGAGGCGATCGGCTCCACGCTGCGCGCCGGCACCAACTGCGGTTCCTGTCGCTCGGAGATAAGAGCGATCATCGATGCCCGCCAGGTTCAGGCGGCCGAGTGA
- the nirD gene encoding nitrite reductase small subunit NirD — MTWISIGSLSDIPRRGARCVATPQGKIAVFRTADDQVFAMDDHCPHKGGPLSQGIVHGASVTCPLHNWVISLETGKALGADEGSVRTIPVRVEGERLFIALEALASKAA; from the coding sequence ATGACCTGGATATCGATCGGCTCCCTTTCCGACATCCCTCGCCGCGGCGCGCGCTGCGTGGCCACCCCGCAAGGCAAGATCGCCGTTTTCCGCACCGCGGATGACCAGGTCTTTGCCATGGACGACCATTGCCCGCACAAGGGCGGCCCGCTGAGCCAGGGCATCGTCCACGGAGCGTCCGTGACCTGTCCGCTGCACAACTGGGTGATCTCGCTGGAGACCGGCAAGGCGCTCGGCGCCGACGAAGGCTCTGTCCGAACGATCCCGGTCAGGGTCGAGGGCGAACGGCTCTTCATCGCGCTCGAAGCGCTGGCCTCGAAAGCGGCCTGA
- the nirB gene encoding nitrite reductase large subunit NirB, with protein MSEKLVIIGNGMAPGRMLEYLLEAAPDRYSVTIFNAEPRVNYDRIMLSPVLSGEKDFEEIVIHGDGWYIKHGITLYKGHRIVAIDRDAKTVTSDHGVTERYDRLVIATGSVPFIIPVPGKDLPGVLTYRDLDDVNAMLLAAQARAKAVVIGGGLLGLEAAAGLKERGMDVTVLHVMPTLMERQLDPAAGYLLQKAVEARGIKVMTKANTKAIFGNGKVEGVELMDGTIIPATLVVMAVGIRPSIALAKDAGLEVNRGIVVDDRMQTSDPAIMALGECAEVGGHVYGLVAPLYEMARVAAARLADGEDKRFVHSDTPTKLKVTGIDLYSLGDFADGDDREEIILRDASAGIYKRVVLQDNRIIGTVLFGETADGAWFNDLKKKATDISEIRDTLIFGQALQGGASSDPLAAVAALADDAEICGCNGVCKGKITGAITAKGLTGLDDVRAHTKASASCGSCTGLVEQLLKLTLGDAYNPAAVQPMCGCTSLGHDDVRRLIKAKGLKTIPAVMQELEWKSSCGCAKCRPALNYYLVCDWPDQYADDYQSRFINERVHANIQKDGTYSVVPRMWGGVTSAGELRAIADVVDKFRIPTVKVTGGQRIDMLGIRKEDLPAVWADLGKAGFVSGHAYAKGLRTVKTCVGSDWCRFGTQDSTGLGIRIEKFMWGSWTPAKVKMAVSGCPRNCAEATCKDVGVVCVDSGYEIHFAGAAGLDIKGTEVLGLVKTEDEALEVIVALVQMYREQARYLERIYKWAKRIGTAEIKKQILDDAEKRRAYFERFVFSQKFAQVDPWSERVSGKDKHEFRPLATVGFAEAAE; from the coding sequence ATGAGCGAAAAACTCGTCATCATCGGCAACGGCATGGCGCCCGGCAGGATGCTGGAGTACCTGCTGGAAGCCGCGCCCGACCGCTACAGCGTCACCATCTTCAACGCCGAGCCGCGCGTGAACTACGACCGCATCATGCTGTCGCCGGTGCTTTCGGGCGAGAAGGATTTCGAGGAAATCGTCATCCACGGCGACGGCTGGTACATCAAGCACGGCATCACCCTCTACAAGGGCCACCGGATCGTTGCCATCGACAGGGACGCGAAGACCGTCACCTCGGACCACGGCGTGACCGAGCGCTACGACAGGCTGGTCATCGCCACCGGCTCGGTGCCCTTCATCATTCCGGTGCCGGGCAAGGACTTGCCCGGCGTGCTCACCTATCGCGACCTCGACGACGTCAATGCCATGCTGCTTGCCGCGCAGGCGCGCGCCAAGGCGGTCGTCATCGGCGGCGGCCTGCTCGGGCTCGAAGCCGCTGCCGGGCTGAAGGAACGCGGCATGGACGTCACCGTACTGCACGTCATGCCGACGCTGATGGAGCGCCAGCTCGATCCCGCCGCCGGCTACCTGCTGCAGAAAGCCGTCGAGGCACGCGGCATCAAGGTCATGACCAAGGCCAACACCAAGGCCATCTTCGGCAATGGCAAGGTCGAGGGCGTCGAGCTCATGGACGGCACGATCATCCCGGCAACGCTGGTCGTGATGGCGGTCGGCATTCGCCCCAGCATCGCCCTGGCCAAGGACGCAGGGCTGGAAGTCAATCGCGGCATCGTCGTCGACGACCGCATGCAGACGTCCGATCCCGCGATCATGGCGCTCGGCGAATGCGCCGAGGTCGGCGGCCATGTCTACGGGCTGGTCGCGCCTCTCTACGAGATGGCGCGGGTGGCGGCGGCCAGGCTGGCGGATGGCGAGGACAAGCGCTTCGTCCACTCCGACACGCCGACCAAGCTCAAGGTCACCGGCATCGACCTTTATTCGCTGGGCGACTTTGCCGACGGCGACGACCGCGAGGAGATCATCCTGCGCGACGCATCCGCCGGCATCTACAAGCGCGTCGTGCTGCAGGACAACCGCATCATCGGCACGGTGCTGTTCGGCGAGACGGCCGACGGCGCCTGGTTCAACGACCTCAAGAAGAAGGCGACCGACATTTCAGAGATACGCGACACGCTGATCTTCGGACAGGCGTTGCAGGGAGGCGCTTCCTCGGACCCTTTGGCGGCCGTTGCGGCATTGGCGGATGATGCGGAAATCTGCGGCTGCAACGGCGTCTGCAAGGGAAAGATCACCGGCGCGATCACGGCCAAGGGCCTGACCGGCCTCGACGACGTGCGCGCCCACACCAAGGCTTCCGCTTCGTGCGGCTCGTGCACGGGCCTGGTCGAGCAGCTCCTGAAGCTCACGCTGGGCGACGCTTACAATCCGGCGGCGGTGCAGCCGATGTGCGGCTGCACGTCACTCGGCCACGACGACGTGCGGCGCCTGATCAAGGCGAAGGGTCTGAAGACGATACCCGCCGTCATGCAGGAGCTCGAATGGAAGAGCTCCTGTGGCTGCGCAAAATGCCGGCCGGCGCTCAACTACTATCTGGTCTGCGACTGGCCTGACCAATATGCCGACGACTATCAGTCGCGCTTCATCAACGAGCGCGTGCACGCCAACATCCAGAAGGACGGCACCTATTCGGTCGTGCCGCGCATGTGGGGCGGCGTCACCAGCGCCGGCGAACTGCGCGCCATCGCCGACGTGGTCGACAAGTTCCGCATCCCGACCGTGAAGGTGACCGGCGGTCAGCGCATCGACATGCTGGGCATCCGCAAGGAGGACCTGCCGGCGGTGTGGGCCGATCTCGGCAAGGCCGGTTTCGTCTCCGGCCACGCCTATGCCAAGGGCCTGCGCACCGTGAAAACCTGCGTCGGCTCGGACTGGTGCCGTTTCGGCACGCAGGATTCGACCGGACTCGGCATCCGCATCGAAAAGTTCATGTGGGGCTCCTGGACACCGGCCAAGGTGAAGATGGCGGTGTCGGGATGCCCACGCAACTGCGCCGAAGCGACCTGCAAGGATGTCGGCGTGGTCTGCGTCGACTCCGGTTACGAGATCCATTTCGCCGGCGCCGCCGGCCTCGACATCAAGGGCACCGAAGTGCTCGGCCTGGTCAAGACCGAGGACGAGGCGCTGGAGGTGATCGTGGCGCTCGTACAGATGTATCGCGAGCAGGCCCGCTATCTGGAGCGCATCTACAAATGGGCCAAGCGGATCGGCACCGCCGAGATCAAAAAACAGATCCTCGACGACGCCGAGAAGCGCCGCGCCTATTTCGAGCGCTTCGTCTTCAGCCAGAAATTCGCGCAGGTCGATCCCTGGTCCGAGCGTGTTTCCGGCAAGGACAAGCACGAGTTCCGGCCGCTTGCCACCGTCGGCTTCGCGGAGGCGGCGGAATGA
- a CDS encoding nitrate/nitrite transporter: MTANHPAPPSQDSAPRQALVMSTIAFTVCFAVWTIFSIIGVRIKQELGLNETEFGLLVGTPILTGSLVRIVLGVWTDRYGGRLVYTMTMLAAAVATFLLAFAHTYEQMLIAALGVGLAGGSFAVGVAYVSRFFPAGRQGTALGIFGVGNVGAAVTKFLAPFVLLSWGWQSVALIWAAALVVMAAVFWLTTDDDPVIRERRAGKAAPARSFWQEFAPLKNLQVWRFAFYYFFSFGAFVALSLWLPRYLIGVYGFGIATAGMIGAAYSIPASIFRAYGGVLSDRIGARTVLYWTFSVCAVATLVLSLPSADYVVRGISGPIPFHFEIGPLAFIGVAFVLGFFMSLGKAAVYKHIPVYYPQSVGAVGGVVGMIGGLGGFVLPIAFGALNDLTGVWSSCFMLLFLIVVSCLVWMHVTIRRMERAAAVKPAPLSYAAE, from the coding sequence ATGACCGCAAACCACCCAGCCCCGCCCAGCCAGGACAGTGCTCCCCGGCAGGCGCTCGTCATGTCTACCATCGCCTTCACCGTCTGCTTCGCGGTGTGGACGATCTTTTCCATCATCGGCGTGCGCATCAAGCAGGAACTCGGCCTGAACGAGACCGAGTTCGGCCTGCTCGTCGGCACGCCGATCCTCACCGGCTCGCTCGTGCGTATCGTGCTCGGCGTATGGACCGACCGCTACGGCGGCCGTCTGGTCTACACCATGACCATGCTCGCTGCGGCGGTCGCGACCTTCCTGCTCGCCTTCGCGCATACCTATGAGCAGATGCTGATCGCGGCCCTCGGCGTTGGGCTTGCCGGTGGTTCCTTCGCCGTCGGCGTCGCCTATGTCTCGCGCTTCTTCCCCGCCGGCAGGCAGGGAACGGCTCTCGGCATCTTTGGCGTCGGCAATGTCGGCGCCGCGGTCACCAAATTCCTGGCGCCGTTCGTGCTGCTCTCCTGGGGCTGGCAGTCGGTGGCGCTGATCTGGGCGGCGGCGCTGGTCGTCATGGCGGCCGTGTTCTGGCTCACGACCGACGACGATCCGGTCATCCGCGAGCGTCGCGCCGGCAAGGCAGCACCCGCGAGAAGCTTCTGGCAGGAATTCGCTCCCCTGAAGAACCTGCAGGTCTGGCGCTTCGCCTTCTACTATTTCTTCTCCTTCGGCGCGTTCGTGGCGCTGTCGCTCTGGCTGCCGCGCTACCTGATCGGCGTCTACGGCTTCGGCATCGCCACCGCGGGCATGATCGGCGCCGCCTATTCGATCCCCGCAAGCATCTTCCGCGCCTATGGCGGCGTGCTTTCCGACCGCATCGGTGCCCGCACCGTGCTCTACTGGACCTTCAGCGTTTGTGCCGTGGCGACCCTCGTTCTGTCTCTCCCCTCGGCAGACTACGTCGTGCGCGGCATCAGCGGGCCGATCCCCTTCCATTTCGAGATCGGCCCGCTCGCCTTCATCGGCGTCGCCTTCGTACTCGGCTTCTTCATGAGCCTCGGCAAGGCCGCCGTCTACAAGCACATCCCGGTCTACTATCCGCAGAGCGTCGGCGCGGTCGGCGGCGTGGTGGGCATGATCGGCGGCCTCGGCGGCTTCGTCCTGCCGATCGCCTTCGGCGCGCTGAACGACCTCACCGGCGTCTGGTCGAGCTGCTTCATGCTGCTCTTCCTCATCGTGGTCTCGTGCCTCGTCTGGATGCACGTCACCATCCGCCGGATGGAGCGCGCGGCCGCCGTCAAGCCTGCGCCCCTTTCCTACGCCGCCGAATAG
- a CDS encoding CmpA/NrtA family ABC transporter substrate-binding protein yields the protein MSTTAAHQITAGFMPLFDSAVLVAAGEMGFAAREGIELKLHRETSWANIRDRIAIGHFDVAHMLGPMPLACSLGLTPLASETIVPFSLGLGGNCITVSTAVWEGMAANGAAPDLDPARAGAALGALIRARAAAGRDPLRFAVVHPHSGHNYELRYWLAACGVDPDRDIEVVIVPPPFMADALAAGRIDGYCVGEPWNSAAVDAGTGRIVTVKALLWRNSPEKVIGARRAWAEENPDTLAALLRALHHSARWCQDPANRDELAALMARPAFLGQPEAIQMPALTGRLQLGGRAERRVEDFFLPFDKAANFPWKSHALWFYTQMVRWGQLRHTPQNLAIARDCYRPDLYRSALRPLGVALPGANAKVEGALKAATPVGSAGASLILGPDGFFDGQIFDPDKIDAYIAGQKRA from the coding sequence ATGAGCACGACCGCTGCGCATCAGATCACCGCCGGCTTCATGCCGCTCTTCGACAGCGCCGTTCTCGTCGCGGCCGGCGAGATGGGCTTTGCCGCCCGCGAAGGCATAGAGCTCAAACTGCATCGCGAGACCTCCTGGGCTAACATCCGCGACCGCATCGCGATCGGCCATTTCGATGTCGCCCATATGCTTGGGCCGATGCCGCTCGCCTGCAGCCTCGGTCTCACGCCGCTCGCCTCCGAGACCATTGTGCCCTTCTCGCTGGGGCTCGGCGGCAACTGCATCACCGTCTCCACTGCGGTGTGGGAAGGCATGGCGGCAAACGGCGCTGCGCCCGACCTCGATCCGGCGCGTGCCGGGGCGGCGCTCGGCGCGCTGATCCGCGCGCGGGCGGCCGCCGGCCGCGATCCGCTGCGCTTCGCCGTCGTGCATCCGCATTCCGGGCACAATTACGAGCTGCGCTACTGGCTCGCCGCCTGCGGCGTCGATCCTGACCGCGATATCGAGGTCGTCATCGTGCCGCCGCCCTTCATGGCTGACGCGCTCGCCGCCGGCCGCATCGACGGCTATTGCGTCGGCGAGCCCTGGAACAGCGCTGCCGTCGACGCCGGCACCGGCCGCATCGTCACCGTCAAGGCGCTGCTATGGCGCAACAGCCCGGAAAAGGTGATCGGCGCCCGCAGGGCGTGGGCGGAGGAGAATCCTGACACTCTGGCGGCGCTGCTGAGGGCGCTGCATCATTCCGCCCGCTGGTGCCAGGATCCTGCAAACCGCGACGAGTTGGCCGCGCTGATGGCGAGGCCCGCTTTCCTTGGCCAGCCGGAGGCGATCCAGATGCCGGCGCTCACCGGACGCTTGCAACTCGGCGGGAGGGCGGAACGGCGCGTCGAGGATTTCTTCCTGCCCTTCGACAAGGCGGCGAACTTCCCTTGGAAAAGCCACGCGCTCTGGTTCTACACGCAGATGGTACGCTGGGGACAATTGCGGCACACGCCGCAAAACCTGGCGATCGCCCGCGACTGCTATCGGCCCGACCTTTACCGCTCGGCGCTGAGGCCGCTTGGCGTGGCCCTGCCCGGCGCCAATGCCAAGGTCGAGGGCGCGCTGAAGGCTGCGACGCCGGTTGGCTCCGCAGGGGCCAGTCTCATCCTTGGCCCTGATGGTTTCTTCGACGGCCAGATCTTCGATCCGGACAAGATCGACGCCTACATTGCCGGCCAGAAGCGCGCCTGA
- a CDS encoding ANTAR domain-containing response regulator has translation MSAGSLTILVIDENRIRASIIEAGLRDAGHRHVTVVHDVAGIAKRIAELEPDVIVIDLENPNRDMLENMFQLSRAVKRPIAMFVDRSDRASIEAAVDAGVSAYVIDGLKKERIKPILDMAISRFNAFSRMARELEEARSELENRKVVDRAKGILMKSRGLSEEAAYALLRKTAMNQNRKIAEIAQSLVTAAGLLGPLEGE, from the coding sequence ATGTCCGCCGGTTCGTTGACCATCCTTGTTATCGACGAGAACCGCATCCGCGCCTCGATCATCGAGGCCGGATTGCGGGATGCCGGCCATCGGCATGTCACCGTGGTCCATGACGTGGCCGGCATTGCGAAGCGCATCGCCGAGTTGGAGCCGGATGTCATCGTCATCGATCTCGAGAACCCTAACCGCGACATGCTGGAAAACATGTTCCAGCTTTCGCGCGCGGTGAAACGGCCGATCGCCATGTTCGTCGACCGCTCCGACCGGGCCTCGATCGAAGCGGCGGTCGACGCCGGCGTGTCGGCCTATGTCATCGACGGGCTGAAGAAGGAGCGCATCAAGCCGATCCTCGACATGGCGATCAGCCGCTTCAATGCCTTCTCGCGCATGGCGCGCGAACTGGAGGAAGCGCGCAGCGAGCTCGAGAACCGCAAGGTCGTCGATCGCGCCAAGGGCATACTGATGAAGTCGCGCGGCTTGAGCGAGGAGGCGGCCTACGCGCTTCTGCGCAAGACCGCCATGAACCAGAACCGCAAGATCGCCGAGATCGCCCAGAGCCTGGTGACGGCGGCGGGATTACTGGGACCGCTGGAGGGCGAATGA
- a CDS encoding AraC family transcriptional regulator, translated as MGPDLEVIQIRPGESFAVKWHGYPYHTVRWHFHPEYELHQIVATKGRYFVGDFIGEFDIGNLVLAGPNLPHNWISEVPEGQSVPLRCRLVQFREEFIGGAITTFPELGAVSPLLDLSRRGVLFSKAVSRQVMPLLAEITHACGVHRISLFMSIMEALSRETSPRVLASENYLPDPSGYMSAGMNQALAYIRENLTQQFNEGDLAAIAGQTPSAFSRSFRKHTGMSLLQYIKRLRINLACQILISDEQAQISDICFEVGFNNLSNFNRQFLAEKGTPPSQFRRLVADNFAAARAA; from the coding sequence ATGGGACCCGATCTGGAAGTCATACAGATAAGGCCTGGCGAGTCATTCGCGGTGAAATGGCACGGCTATCCGTATCATACGGTGCGCTGGCATTTTCATCCGGAATACGAGCTGCACCAGATCGTCGCGACCAAGGGCCGCTATTTCGTCGGCGACTTCATCGGCGAATTCGATATCGGCAATCTCGTGCTGGCCGGCCCCAACCTGCCGCACAACTGGATCAGCGAGGTTCCGGAAGGCCAGTCGGTTCCGCTGCGCTGCAGGCTGGTCCAGTTCCGCGAGGAATTCATCGGTGGCGCGATCACGACTTTTCCGGAGCTCGGCGCCGTCTCGCCGCTGCTCGACCTGTCGCGGCGCGGGGTGCTGTTCAGCAAAGCCGTGAGCAGACAGGTCATGCCCCTTCTGGCGGAAATCACGCATGCCTGCGGCGTACACCGGATCAGCCTGTTCATGTCGATCATGGAGGCGCTGAGCCGAGAGACCTCGCCGCGCGTGCTCGCCAGCGAGAACTATCTGCCGGACCCGTCGGGATATATGTCGGCCGGCATGAATCAGGCACTTGCCTATATCCGCGAGAACCTGACGCAGCAATTCAACGAAGGCGATCTCGCCGCGATCGCAGGACAGACGCCGAGCGCCTTCTCGCGGTCGTTCCGCAAGCACACTGGCATGTCGCTGCTGCAATACATCAAGCGTCTGCGCATCAACCTCGCCTGCCAGATCCTGATCAGCGACGAGCAGGCGCAGATATCGGACATCTGCTTCGAGGTCGGCTTCAACAATCTGTCGAACTTCAACCGCCAGTTCCTGGCCGAGAAGGGCACGCCGCCTTCGCAGTTCAGACGATTGGTTGCGGACAATTTCGCGGCCGCGCGCGCCGCATAG
- a CDS encoding sugar ABC transporter substrate-binding protein produces the protein MSRYISRLAAAAMAVSSLALGATFANAQDIAGSTVAFLMPDQGSTRYEEHDHPGFVAEMKKLCDSCKVLYLNADADVTKQQQQFNSVITQGAKVVVLDPVDSAAAASLVHNAQAQGVKVIAYDRPIPDAKADFYVSFDNKAIGKAIAASLVEHLKAKGVSSDGDVGVLQINGSPTDAAAGLIKDGIHEGLKTGSYKTLAEFDTPNWAPSNAQQWAAGQISRFGNKIVGVVAANDGTGGGAIAAFKAAGVDPVPTVTGNDATIAALQLIIAGDQYNTISKPSEIVAAAAANVAVQLLKGETPKAETTLYDTPSKLFVPAVVTQENLKAEIIDKKIQTAAQLCTDRYAEGCKKLGIE, from the coding sequence ATGTCCAGATACATATCCAGATTGGCCGCGGCCGCCATGGCCGTCTCGAGCCTCGCCCTCGGCGCGACGTTTGCCAATGCGCAAGATATTGCCGGTTCCACGGTCGCGTTCCTGATGCCCGACCAGGGTTCGACACGCTACGAAGAGCATGATCATCCCGGCTTCGTCGCCGAAATGAAGAAGCTCTGCGACAGCTGCAAGGTGCTCTACCTCAACGCCGACGCCGACGTCACCAAGCAGCAGCAGCAGTTCAATTCGGTCATAACCCAGGGCGCCAAGGTCGTCGTGCTCGACCCGGTCGATTCCGCCGCGGCGGCGTCGCTGGTGCACAATGCGCAGGCACAGGGCGTCAAGGTCATCGCCTATGATCGTCCGATCCCCGACGCCAAGGCCGACTTCTATGTCTCGTTCGACAACAAGGCCATCGGCAAGGCGATTGCCGCCTCGCTGGTGGAGCACCTCAAGGCCAAGGGCGTGTCGAGCGACGGCGATGTCGGCGTGCTGCAGATCAACGGCTCGCCGACCGACGCCGCGGCGGGCCTGATCAAGGACGGTATCCATGAAGGCCTCAAGACCGGCAGCTACAAGACGCTCGCCGAATTCGACACGCCGAACTGGGCGCCGTCGAATGCCCAGCAATGGGCGGCGGGGCAGATCTCGCGCTTCGGCAACAAGATCGTCGGCGTGGTCGCCGCCAATGACGGCACCGGCGGCGGCGCCATCGCCGCGTTCAAGGCCGCCGGCGTCGATCCGGTGCCGACGGTGACCGGCAACGATGCCACGATCGCCGCCTTGCAGCTCATCATTGCCGGCGACCAGTACAACACTATTTCCAAGCCGAGCGAGATCGTCGCGGCGGCAGCGGCGAACGTTGCGGTGCAGCTTCTCAAGGGCGAGACGCCGAAAGCCGAGACGACGCTCTACGACACGCCCTCGAAGCTCTTCGTGCCGGCGGTGGTGACGCAGGAGAACCTCAAGGCCGAGATCATCGACAAGAAGATCCAGACCGCAGCCCAGCTCTGCACCGACCGCTACGCCGAAGGCTGCAAGAAGCTCGGCATTGAATAA